A DNA window from Trichosurus vulpecula isolate mTriVul1 chromosome 2, mTriVul1.pri, whole genome shotgun sequence contains the following coding sequences:
- the PPP1R14A gene encoding protein phosphatase 1 regulatory subunit 14A: MAAQRLGKRVLSKLQSPSRAGRSPGGSPGGLQKRHARVTVKYDRRELQRRLDVEKWIDGRLEELYRGWEEEMPDEVNIDELLELESEEERSRKIQRILQTCRNPTEDFAKELVLKLRGLHKQPGLPRGSPSDDSDGGGISPVQDQARTAPR, encoded by the exons ATGGCTGCTCAGCGGCTCGGCAAGCGGGTCCTGAGCAAGCTGCAGTCACCCTCCCGGGCCGGGCGCAGTCCCGGAGGTAGCCCTGGAGGCCTGCAGAAGCGACATGCCCGAGTCACGGTCAAGTACGACAGGCGGGAGCTGCAGCGACGGCTGGACGTGGAGAAGTGGATCGACGGGCGTCTGGAGGAGCTGTACCGGGGCTGG GAGGAAGAAATGCCTGATGAAGTCAACATTGATGAATTATTGGAACTAGAGAGTgaggaggagagaagcagaaaaattcag AGAATCTTGCAGACCTGTAGGAACCCCACAGAG GATTTTGCCAAGGAGCTGGTCCTGAAGCTTCGGGGGCTTCACAAACAGCCAGGCCTTCCCCGGGGCAGCCCTTCAGATGACTCAGATGGGGGTGGCATAAGCCCAGTCCAGGATCAAGCCAGGACAGCCCCTCGCTGA